A section of the Schistosoma haematobium chromosome ZW, whole genome shotgun sequence genome encodes:
- a CDS encoding hypothetical protein (EggNog:ENOG410ZP4Y~COG:T): MTSNCVRRVLLPIDGSEHSKRAVNWYLSEFSRPDDFAYFFHVVEANYSKSTANETHDHGKELNINLDKNIKMYSELGKILGDKLHDDLKNSHIQMEYVMQIGSKPGELIINAAKERSVDVILIGNRGLGAFRRTFLGSVSEYVLHHCNVPFIIIPPSISS; encoded by the coding sequence ATGACATCTAATTGTGTACGACGAGTTCTTTTACCAATTGATGGTAGTGAACATAGTAAAAGAGCAGTGAATTGGTATTTGTCAGAATTTAGTAGACCAGATGATTTTGCCTATTTCTTTCATGTGGTTGAAGCAAATTACTCCAAGTCTACTGCAAATGAGACACATGATCATGGAAAAGAGTTAAATATTAATTtggataaaaatattaaaatgtattcaGAATTAGGTAAAATACTTGGTGACAAATTACATGATGATTTGAAAAATAGTCATATTCAAATGGAATATGTTATGCAAATTGGAAGTAAACCAGGTGAGCTAATAATTAATGCAGCTAAAGAACGATCTGTTGATGTTATATTGATTGGAAATCGTGGTTTAGGCGCATTCAGACGTACATTTTTAGGTTCTGTTAGTGAGTATGTATTACATCATTGTAATgtaccatttattattattccaccTTCTATTAGTTCATGA